Genomic DNA from Desulfuromonas versatilis:
CAGGGTCATGACGATGAAGGTGCCGATCACCGAAATGGGGATGGCGGTGGCGACGATGAGCGTCGGGGCCAGGGAGCGCAGAAACAGCAGCAGCACCGTCACCGCGAGCAGGCCGCCGACCCAGAGGTTCTGCAGTACCAGGTCGATGGCCGATTCGATGTACTCGGTTTCGTCGTAGACCTGGCGCAGGACCAGCCCTTCTTCGGCGAGGACCCCCTCGTTGAGTTCGCGCAGGGCCAGCTTGAGCCCGGCCATGACCTCCAGGACGTTGGTCCCCGATTCGCGCTGGACGTTGACGGCCATGGCCGGCTCGCCGTTCTGGCGCACCGAAACCGTCGCCTGCTCGTAGCCGAAGCGGGCCTCGGCCACGTCGCCGACGAACAGGCGCTGCCCCGAGGCGGTCGGCAGGGCGATGGCCTCGACTTCGCCCGGCGCGGTCAGTTCGGCGAGGGTGCGCACGATGTAGCGGCGCTTGCCTTCATCGAAGCTGCCCGCGGAGATATTCACATTCTCGCTGTCCAGGGCGCGGATGAGTTCTCCCAGGGTGAGCCCGATGGCCGAGAGCTTTTCCGGGTCGACCACCACCTGCAGCTCCGGCTCGCGCCCGCCGATGACGTTGCTGCGGGCCACCCCGGGCACCCGCTCGAAGCGGGCCTTGACATGGTCTTCGGTAAACAGCTGGTAGCTGTAGATGGGGTTGCTGTTGCCGGCAAGGGGCTTGAGGATGAACCAGGCGATGGGCCGGTCGTCGGTGTTGACGGTGGAGATCACCGGGCGCTCGGCGTCCTCGGGGATATCCCGCACCTGGTTCAGGCGGTTGCTGACCTTGAGCAGCGCCGCGTCCATGTCGGTGCCGGGGGTAAAGGTCAGCACGATCCGGCCGCTGCTGTCCTGCGACTCGGATTTCATCTCCTCGACCCCTTCGACGCTCTTGAGCTCGTCCTCCTGGCGCAGGATGATCTCTTTTTCGACCTCTTCGGGGCTGGCACCGGGCCAGTCGGTCTGGATAGTGATTTCCGGGCGGGAGACCTCGGGGGTGAGCTGGATGGGGGTGCGCCACAGCGAGAGCAGGCCGAACAGCACCACCAGCAGAACGCCGACGCTGACCCCGACCTGACGCTCGACGGAGGTGGCGATCAGCTTCATGGCGCACTCCCCCCGCCACCCGGGGCTTCCTGGACCTGCTGCCCCTCGCGGAGCCTTTCGTTGCCGCGGATGGCCACGCGGTTCCCCGCCTCGAGGGAACCATCCAGGGGGCGCACCAGGAAGCTCCCCCCGGCCGCCTGGAGCAGTTCCACGGGAATGATTCGAGCTGTATCCCGATGAATTTTCACCACGTATCCGCCGCCGTCGGGGCGGGGTACATAGGCATCCTTGGGAATCACCAGCCCCGGGTTGTCGAGGTCGCGCATAAAGGTGACCCGGGCCAGCATGCCGGCGAGGATTTTCCCCTCGGGGTTGGCGACGCTGACCTGCACCGGGAAGGTGCGCGATGCGAGGTCCGCCTGGGGTACCACCGCGGTGACTTCCCCGGAGAAATCTCCCCCCGGCAGCGCGTCGAAGTTTACCCGGGCCTGCATGCCGAGTTTTACCTGGCTCAGGTGCTGCTCGGGGACCGGGGTCATCACCTGGATGGTCGAGAGGTCCGCCAGCTCCACGACGGCCTCCCCCTCGTCTACCCACTGCCCGAGTTCGGTGACTGCCCGCACTACATGCCCGCTGAAGGGGGCGCGGATGCTCATCCGCTCCAGCCGGTCCTGGAGCAGGCGGATGGAGGCCTGGTTGCGGCTGGCTTCCTGCAACAGGGCGTCGAGTTCGGTCTGGCGGGCCTGCAATTCCTCCTCGGAGATGATTCGCTGGCTGTGCAGCTCCCGGGCCCGGCGCAGGTCGGCCTCGGCTTTGGCGATGCGGGTCTGTACCTCGCCAAGGCGGGCCCTGGCCTCCTCCCGCTGCAGTTCGACAGGGTAGCTCCGCAGGCGGGCGATCACCTCGCCCCTGGCCACCTGGTCGCCGCGGCGGACGCGGAGAAACTCCACCAGGCCGTCAACCTCGCTGGCCACCCGGGCCATGTAGCGCGGCTCGGCGGTGGCCGCAAAGGTGCGGGGGATGCGCGGCTGCCCCTGTTCGACGGTGGCGGTGACGATCAGGGCGGCCGGAGGGGTGGCATTCGGCTGGGCGTAAACCGGGGAGGCAAGACACAGCAGCAAGCTGAACAGGGCGCGAGACCTGAGCATACCAGGCGGGTCCTTCTGCAGTGGCGGGGGGGGCCCCGCGGGGAACTGGGTCGGACGGGCATCATGGCTCTACAGTTAATTAATTCAATAAACCACCGGAGTGTCAAGGGCGGGAGTCCTGGTTAAAGATAGATGGACGCCCCTTGGGAACGCAAAAGCCCCGGCCGAGGGGGCCGGGGCTTGGTGGGGTACTCTGCTGAGAGGGGGGGATCAGCCGGCGACCAGCTTTTCCTTGCGGGCGGTCATCACCTTGTAGGCGCAGAACTCGCCGCACATGGTGCAGGCGCCGTGCTCCTCGTCGACCCCCGATTCGGCGCGCAGACGGCGGGCCTTCTCGGGGTCGAGGGCGAGGGCGAACTGCCCCTCCCAGTCGAGGGCCTTGCGGCAGCGGGCCATGGCGATGTCTTTCTCGAGGGCGCCGGGCACCCCTTTGACGATGTCGGCGGCGTGGGCGGCGATGCGGCAGGCGATGACCCCCTCGTGCACGTCCTCCACCGTCGGCAGGCGCAGGTGCTCGCTGGCGGTGACGTAGCAGAGAAAGTCGGCGCCGGCGCTGGCCGCCAGGGTGCCGCCGATGGCGCAGGTGATGTGGTCGTAGCCCGGGGCGATGTCGGTGACCAGGGGCCCCAGCACGTAGAAGGGGGCGCCGTGGCAGAGCCGCTTCTGCAGCTGGATATTGGCCTCGATCTGGTTGAGCGGCACGTGGCCGGGTCCCTCGATCATCACCTGGACGCCGGCCTCCCAGGCGCGCTGGGTCAGTTCGCCGAGCACGATCAGCTCGTGGATCTGGGCGCGGTCGGTGGCGTCGGCCAGGCAACCGGGGCGGAAGCCGTCGCCCAGCGACAGGGTGGCATCGAAAGGCTTGACGATCTCGAGCAGCCGGTCGAAGTGCTCGTAGAGGGGGTTTTCGGCGTTGTTGTGGGTCATCCACTCGATGGTGAAGGAGCCGCCGCGGGAGACCACCTCCATGATCCGCCCCTCACGGTCCATACGCTCGACGGTGGCGCGGGTGACCCCGCAGTGCACGGTGATGAAGTCGACCCCATCCTCGAGGTGCTTGACGATGCCGTCGAAGATCTCGTCGACGGTCATCTCGACCATCGCCTTGTTCTTGCGGGTCACCGTGTCGACCGCCGCCTGGTAAAGGGGGACCGAGCCGATGCAGGCGTTGGTCTGGGAGATGATCGCCGCGCGGATCTCGTCAATGGGCCCGCCGGTAGAGAGGTCCATGATCGCGTCGGCGCCGGCGGCCACCGCGACGCGGGCCTTTTCCAGCTCCTTGTCGATGCTCTTGTCGTCCTTGCTGGTGCCGATGTTGGCGTTGACCTTGGTGCGCAGGCCCTTGCCGACCGCCAGCGGGATGCCGTTGCCGTGCTTGTTGTTGTGGCAGATGATCGCCGTTCCTTCGGCGATGCGCTGGCGCAGGATCTCCGGGTCGATATTCTCCGCCGCGGCGGCCTGTTTCATTTTGTCGGTGATGATGCCCTTGCGGGCGGCTTCGAGCTGGGTCATTTATTTACCTCGAGGAGTCAGAATTCAGGAGCCAAGAGAGTGCATGCTCCGACTTGGACTAGTTGTCTTTCCTGGGTTTGCCTTTCACCAATCACTTATTACTCATCACTGATTACGGCTTTTGCCGCCTGCCAGTGGTTGACCGGGCCGTGGCCGCTGCCCAGGGGGACGGCGCTGCGGATTGCTTCGGTGATGAACGCCTTGGCCTTTTCCACCGCCTTGACCAGGGGCATTCCCTGGGCGATGAAGGTAGCGATGGCCGCCGAGTAGGTGCAGCCGGTGCCGTGGGTGTTGGGGGTTTCGAGCCGTTCGGCGCCGAAGCGGTGAACGCTGTCGCCGGCAAGCAGCAGGTCGACGGCGGGCCCCGGCAGATGTCCGCCCTTGATCAGCACGTTGCGCGCGCCCAGCTTCTGCAGGGCGCGGGCCGCCACCTCCATGTCGGCCTCGGTTTTGACCTTGAGCCCAGCGATGGCTTCCGCTTCGGGGATGTTGGGGGTGATCAGGTAGGTGAGCGGGAGCAACCGGGCCAGCAGGGTGTCGACGGCCTGCTGCTGCAGCAAGGGGGCGCCCCCCTTGGCGATCATCACCGGGTCGACCACCGTCAGCAGGTTGCGCCGCTTGAGCGCGCGGGCGACCACGCCGATGATCTCCGCCGAGTAGAGCATGCCGGTCTTCACCGTGTCGGCCCCCAGGTCGGAGAGGACCGCCTCGATCTGGTCGGCGACGAAATCCTCCGGACAGGGGTGGATGCCCCGCACTCCCCGGGTGTTCTGCGCGGTCAGGGCGGTCAGGGCGCTGCTGCCGAAGGCGCCGAGCAGGGTGATGGTCTTCAGGTCGGCCTGGATGCCGGCGCCACCTCCCGAGTCGGACCCGGCCACGCTCAGCACGCGGCCGCGGGGGTAGGGGAGGTGGCGGTTGAACTGCAGGGCGATCTCGCGGGCCGCCAGGGACGGAAAGGGGTCGGCCATCACCGCCGAGATCACCGCCACCGCGTCGGCGCCGGCCGTGATAGCCTCGTCGGCCCGCTCCCGGTCGATGCCGCCGATGGCGACGATGGGGATCTTGACGGCGCGGCGCACCTTCTTCAGGGTATCGATGCCGACCAGCTCGGTGTCCTGCTTGGTGCCGGTGGGGTAGATGCTGCCAACGCCGATGTAGTCGGCCCCCTGGGTTTCGGCCTTGAGCGCCTGCTCGACGGTGCGGGTGGAGACGCCGATTATGCGCTGGTGACCGAGAATCTTGCGGGCCTCGGCGACCGTCCCGTCCCCCTGGCCAAGGTGCACGCCGTCGGCCTCGCAGGCGGCGGCGAGGTTGGCATCGTCGTTGACGATGAAGGTAGCCCCGACCTTGCGGCAAAGCCCGGCGAGCTGCCGGGCAGCCTCGATCCGGCGCTCTGCGGGCAGCTCCTTGTCCCGGTACTGGATCACCCGGGCACCGCCCTGCAGGGCGGCTTCGACCCGAGCGGCCAGGTTGCCGTCGCGGTCGCTGTCGGTGATGACGTAAAGCCCTTTGATCATGGCCTGTCGCTTTCCCGGATAAAAAAAATGACGCCGCTGACCCCATGGGGGCGCGGCGCCATTAACGTGTTGACCGTTGTCGCCGCTTCCCTACGCCGGTATGACCCGGATCAGGTTCAAAGGGTCGTTCCGCACTCCGCGGAACTCTCAGTAGGACACTCCCCTAGCGGTATTTTTGATTTTTTATGCTTTAAGCAGTTCCTCGCCCGCGCTCAAGCGAGCACGATGCGTTTGTTGAGCAGGTCGATTTCGCCGATCGCGCCGGCAATGCTGCGGGTCTTGCCGAACACATCCACCAGCTTGAGCTGGCCGCCCGCGGCCAGGATCGACGAGACGTGCTCCAGAGGAGTTTCCTGGTCGCCGTCGATGAGAAGAAACGTCCCATGATCAAGACACATGCCGATACCTCCATGGAAAAGTAAGAAAAAGCCTAAAGGAATAGGCAGTTGCTGTCAACCTTAATGTCTCTGCTTTATTTCTCCCCCGCTGGGCTGCCCGGGCTGCTTGGTCCTTTACAGCGCCGGGACCCCGTGGTAAATAATTTATTTTCCCCCCTTCATCCCAAAGGGAGAACCTTCCCATGCAGGGTCGCCGTCCTACCGTTGCCGAAATCGACCTTTCGGCCCTGGCCCATAATTTTTCCCATATCCGCTCGCGAACCGCCGGCCGTCAGGTGCTGGCGGTGGTCAAGGCCGACGCCTACGGGCACGGCGCCGCCCGCGTCGCCCCGTTTCTTCAGGCGCAGGGTGCCGAGCTGTTCGGTGTCGCCCTGGTGGAGGAAGCTCTGGAGCTGCGTGCCGCCGGGGTCACCCGGCCGATCCTTGTTCTGGGCGGCATCTACCCCGGGCAGGAGCAGCAGGTGCTCGTCGCCGGCCTCTCCTGCACCCTGTTCTGCCTCGAGACTGCCCGGCGCCTGAATGCCGAGGCCGCAGCTGCTGGGCAGATCTGCCCCTTTCATCTTAAGCTCGATTCGGGGATGGGGCGGGTCGGCGTCCGACCGGAGGAATTGGCCGGGGTGCTGGATGAACTTGCCGGCTTGAGGTCTCTGCGCATGGAGGGGTTCTTCTCGCACCTGGCGCTGGCCGACGAACCCGGCCGGGAGTTCAACGAGGTCCAGGTGCGGAGGTTCCGCGAGGCCCTGGCCCGGGTGCGCGAGCGGGGCTTCGCGCCGGGTTTCGTGCATATCAGCAACAGCGCCGCCATCTTTACCCGGGATATCCCCGAAGCCAACCTGGTGCGCCCCGGCATCGCCCTCTACGGCGGCCTGCCGGCACCGGGGCTGGAGGGGACCATCGACCTGCGTCCGGTCATGCACCTGCGCACCCGGGTGGCGGCTCTCAAGACGGTGGCGCCGGGCACGGGGATCTCCTACAGCCACCGCTTCAGCGCAGAGAGGCCCACCGTGGTCGCCACACTGCCGGTCGGCTATGCCGACGGCTACAACCGGCTGCTGACCAACCGTGGCGAGGTGCTGGTTCGCGGGCGCCGCGCCCGGGTCGCCGGCACGGTCTGCATGGACTGGATCATGATCGATGTCACCGATGTCCCCGGTGTCGCCGTCGGCGACGAGGTAACCCTGCTCGGGTCCGCCGAGGGGGGCAGTATCAGCGCCGAGGAGTGGGCGGAGAAGGTCGGCAGCATCTCCTACGAGGTGTTCTGCGGCATCGGCAAGCGGGTGCCGAGGGTGTATTTAGGTGAGGAGTGAGGAGTGAGGAGTGAGGAGTGAGGAGTGAGGAGTGAGGAGTGAGGAGTGAGGAGTGAGGAGTGAGGAGTGAGGAGTGGAGGGCCTCCGGCTCTGGTCTGCGCCTCGGGCTGGATTTGGGGACGACGACGTTGGCCGGGCGGCTGATCGATGGTGCCGGGAAATGCCTGGCCGAGGGGAAGCTGGCCAACCCCCAGTCGGCCTTCGGCAGTGACATCATCCGCCGCCTCGAGGCGGCGCGCGGTGGAAACGCCCAGAAGTTGCAAGCGCTGTTGGCCCAGGGGATCGGCGGGCTGATCGACGATCTGCTGGCGCGGGCCGGGCGCTCACGGGGGGAGATTGCCGCGGCGGCGGCGGCCGGCAATCCCGGCATCTGCCACTTGCTGCGCGGTCTGGAGGTCGACTCGGTCCTGTTTCCCCCGCACCGGCCCCCCGACTGCGCCGGGGTTCATCTCGAGCCGAGAGGGCTCGGTCTGGATCTGCCCGTCTCCCTCTACCTGTTTCCCCTGGTCAGCGGCTATGTCGGCGGCGACCTGGTGGCCTTCCTGTTTGCAGAGCCCGAGCCGGCAGCGAGCACCTTTTTTCTCGATGTCGGCACCAACGGCGAGATGGCCCTGTTCGCCGACGGGCGCTGGTGGACCACATCGGTAGCGGCGGGACCGGCCTTCGAGGGGGGCGGGATCTCCTGCGGCATGGCTGCGAAGGCCGGCGCGGTGGAGCAGGTGCGCCTCGACGGCGACCGGCTGCGCCTGGGGGTGATCGGCGGCGGCGCGCCCCGCGGGCTTTGCGGCAGCGGCCTGGTCGAGGCGGTGGCCGCCGCGCTCGAGGGAGGGCTGATGGACCCCCGCGGAACCCTGCGCGATCCGGGCGAGGTGGCGAGCCACCTGTCCCGCTACCTGGTCGAGTCGCCCGAGGGGAACGCCTTGCGGCTGTACCGGGATGCGTCGGTGGAGCTGCGGCTCACCCAGGAGGATGTGCGCAATTTCCAGCTGGCCAAGGGGGCCGTGCAGGCCGGGGCACTCTGTCTGCTGCGGCGCGCCGGGGTCGCGCCCGAGGACCTCGCGGCGGTGGTGGTGACCGGCGCCTTTGGCTTTTCCCTGGCTTCCGCGGCCCTGAAAAGGGTTGCCATGCTGCCGGAAACCATGGTAGATAAGGTCCGTTTTGTCCCCGGGGGAGCGCTTGCCGGCGTCTGCCGTCTGCTGGCTGATCCCGAGGGGCCTGCCAGGGCCCAGGCCCTGGCCGACCGGCTCAAGCCTTACCCCCTTTCGGGGACCCCGGCCTTCGAACAGGCCTTCCTCGCAGCCCTCGATTTCTGAAAAAACCGCCCGTGGGACGGTTTTTTCGTGTTTTTAAGAACCCGTAAACGGCACATCCACATCTCTGGCTGGCGGCCGACGCCTTCAGTCGCGGAAAGGGAATCTCAATGGCTACCATCAAGCGTGCTCTCATCAGTGTTTCGGACAAGACCGGCGTGGTTGACTTCGCCCGGGAACTCAGCGGCTACGGCGTGGAGATCCTCTCCACCGGCGGCACCGCCAAGCTGCTGCGCGAGCAGGGGCTCGCGGTCAAGGACGTCTCCGAGTTCACCGGTTTTCCCGAGATGCTCGACGGCCGGGTCAAGACCCTGCACCCCAAGGTCCACGGCGGCCTGCTGGGGATGCGGGAGAACCCAGAGCACGTGGCCAAGATGAAGGAGCACGGCATCGAGCCCATCGACATGGTGGTGGTCAACCTCTACCCCTTCGAGGCTACCGTCGCCAAGCCCGACTGCACCCTCGAGGATGCCATCGAGAACATCGACATCGGCGGCCCGACCATGTTGCGCAGCGCCGCCAAGAACAACCGCGACGTCACCGTGCTGGTCGACCACGCCGACTACGCCGGGGTGCTGGCCGAGATGAAGCAGAGCGGCGGCGCGGTCGGCCGCGAGACCAACTTCCGCCTGGCGGTCAAGGTCTACCAGCACACCGCCGCCTACGACGGCGCCATCTCCAACTGGCTGGGGCGCAAGCTCGATGCCGAGTCGGCCGAATTCCCGCCGACCCTGACCCTGCAGTACAAGAAGGCCCAGGGGATGCGCTACGGTGAAAACCCCCACCAGAAAGCGGCCTTTTACGTCGAAAAGGAGGTCAAAGAGGCCTCCATCGCCACCGCCAAGCAGCTGCAGGGCAAGGAGCTTTCGTACAACAACATCGCCGACACCGACGCCGCCCTCGAGTGCGTCAAACAGTTCGGCGAGGCCCCGGCCTGCGTCATCGTCAAGCACGCCAACCCCTGTGGCGTCGCCCTCGGCAGCAACCTCCTCGAGGCCTACAACCGGGCCTTTTCCACCGACACCGAGTCGGCTTTCGGCGGCATCATCGCCTTCAACGGCGAGCTCGATGCCGATACCGCCAAGGTCATCGTCGAGCGCCAGTTCGTAGAGGTGATCATCGCCCCCAAGGTCAGCGCCGAGGCCGTGGCGGTGGTCGCCGCCAAGAAGAACGTGCGCCTGCTCGAGTGCGGCCAGTGGCCGGCCCAGCCCGCCCAGCGCTTTGAATTCAAGCGGGTCAACGGCGGCATGCTGGTGCAGGACACCGATCTGGAGCTGACCGCCGAACTCAAGGTGGTCACCAAGCGCCAGCCCACCGACGCCGAGATGCGCGATCTGCTCTTCACCTGGCAGGTCGCCAAGTTCGTCAAGTCCAACGCCATCGTCTACGGCAAGGACGGCATGACCATCGGGGTCGGCGCCGGGCAGATGAGCCGGGTCAACTCGGCACGCATCGCCGCCATCAAGGCCGAGCACGCCGGCCTGCAGGTCAAGGGGGCGGTGATGGCCTCGGACGCCTTCTTCCCCTTCCGCGACGGCATCGACAACGCCGCCGCCGCCGGCATCGCCGCGGTCATCCAGCCCGGCGGCTCGATCCGCGACGAGGAGGTCATCGCCGCCGCCGACGAACACGGCATGGCGATGGTGTTCACCGGGATGCGCCATTTCCGGCATTAAAAATAAAAAAAGGCGTGATGAGTGATGAGTAATCAGTAACAGGTGAAAAGGCTTTTTCTCATCACTCATTACTTATCACTTATTACGCTTTGAAAGGTTTTTGAATTATGAAGATTTTAGTTGTCGGCGGCGGCGGCCGCGAGCATGCCCTGGTCTGGAAGATTGCCCAGTCGCCCCTGGTGGACAAGGTCTACTGTGCGCCGGGCAACCCCGGCATCGCCGGGCTGGCCGAGTGCGTGGCGATCGCTGCGGACGACATCGACGGGCTGCTGGCCTTCGCCAGGGAGATGGCCATCGAGCTGACCGTGGTCGGCCCCGAGGTGCCCCTGACCCTGGGGATCGTCGACCGCTTCCAGGCCGCCGGCCTGGAAATCTTCGGGCCGAGCCAGGCTGCCGCGCGCATCGAGGGGTCCAAGGGCTTCTCCAAGGACCTGATGGCCAAGTACGGCATCCCCACCGCCGCCTACCGCAGTTTCACCGACCGTGACGCGGCCGTGGCCTACATCCGCGAGCAGGGCGCGCCCATCGTGGTCAAGGCCGACGGCCTGGCCGCCGGCAAGGGGGTCATCGTCGCCATGACCGAGGAGCAGGCGGTGGCGGCGGTAAACGAGATCATGGTCGATGCGGTCTTCGGCAGCGCCGGAGCCAGCGTAGTCATCGAGGAGTTCATGGAGGGGGAGGAGGCCTCCTTCTTCGCCTTCACCGACGGCAAGAACATCCTGCCGCTGGCCTCCAGCCAGGACCACAAGCGGGTCTTCGACAACGACGAGGGGCCCAACACCGGCGGCATGGGCGCCTACTCGCCGGCCCCGGTAGTTACCGAGGCCCTCACCGCCGAGGTCCTCGACACCATCGTGCGGCCGACCATCGAGGGGATGGCCGCCGAAGGCTGCCCCTACTCGGGCATTCTCTACGTCGGGCTGATGATCGCCGGCGGCAAGGCCCGGGTGGTGGAGTTCAACGCCCGTTTCGGCGACCCCGAGGCCCAGCCTCTGCTGATGCGGATGAAATCGGACATCGTGCCGGTGCTGCAGTCCATCGCCCGCGGCAAGCTGACCCAGGGCTCCCTGGAGTGGCACGACAAGGCCGCCGTCTGCGTGGTGATGGCCTCGGGCGGCTATCCGGGATCCTTTGAAAAAGGCTATGAAATCAAGGGGCTCGAAGACGCGGCCAAGATCGATGATCTCATGGTCTTTCACGCCGGCACGACCCTCAAGGACGCCAGGATCGTCAACCACGGAGGCCGGGTGCTCGGTGTGACCGGCTTGGGGGCCAGCGTGGCCGAGGCGATCGAAAAGGCCTATCTCGGGGTGCAGGCCATCGGCTGGGAGAAGGTCCATTTTCGCAAGGACATCGGCCGCAGGGCGCTGCATCGCTGAACCTTGGTCCAGTTTCTAATTAAGTGAAAAAGTCTATTCGAAACAGCCTGTTGGGCCCTGCGAATGTGCTTTTAACCAGTGCAGATTCGTGCCGATTTCCCTTGACACTGGAAGAGGGCGTATATTAGCTTTTTCAAGACTTTGTAAATTCTATCAAAAAACGAATGTGGCTTAACATTTCCAGCTCCGGTGGCTTCATCCGCACCGGACGGGCTATCGTTTAGCCTTGCGCATGTGCCGCACTCCCGCCAGCGGCTTGCGGACCCGCTTGCTGTCAACCGTGATTTCAACCTCAGGGGCCCCATTCTCCAGGAGAAATTGACTTGAGTACAAAACGAAGCCCTATCGATGCTCTCTGGGACTTTTTCTGCTCCCTCAAGCTGACTATCATCACCCTGATCCTGCTTGCCGTCACCTCGATCATCGGTACGGTCATCCAGCAGAATCTCTCTCCCCAGGAATACCTGCAGATCTACAGCGAGACGACCTACCGGGTGCTGAATTCGCTGCAGTTTTTTGACATGTACCATTCCTGGTGGTTCCTCGCCCTGCTGGGGATCTTCTCCATCAACCTGATCGCCTGCTCCATCAAGCGTTTTCCCCGGGTCTGGAAAACCGTCCACGAGCCCGTCTTGACCGCTGAAGATTCGCTGTTCCGCACCTTCAGCAACGTTGAAGAGCATGTGGTGAGCGGCTCACCGGCCGATTACCGGGACAAGATCGCCAAACTCTTCAAGGAGAACTTCGCCGAGCCGGTTGTCACCGAAAAGGAAGGCAAGATTCATTTCTTCGCCCAGAAGGGCAAGTATTCCCGGTTTGGCGTCTATGTCACCCATCTGTCCATCCTGATCATTTTCCTTGGGGCGATCATCGGCAATCTCTGGGGTTACAAGGCCTTCGTCAATATCGTCGAAGGGACCCAGACCACCAAGGTCTGGCCCCGGGGCAGCAACGAACCGCTCGAACTCGGCTTTGCCGTGCACTGCGAATCGTTCAGCGTCTCCTTCTACCCTGGCTCCAACCGGCCCAAGGAATTCAAAAGCATCCTGACCGTTCTCGAAGACGGTAAACCGGTGAGCGAGGAGCTGACCAATCGGCCGATCATCGTCAACGACCCGCTGCGCTACAAGGGGATCACCTTCTACCAGTCCAGCTATGGCCCGACCGGCGATCCGATTTTCAACTTCCGGGTCAAGGTTCGCGAGACCGGCGAGACCCTCGACCTCGTGGCAAGGCAGGGGCAGATGGTCAAACTGCCCGATGGCGGCGGGTTCCGCGTCGTTCAGTTCGCCCCCTCCTTTCAGAACTTCGGTCCCGGCGCCCGGCTCGAGACCGTCTCGGCCGACGGAAAACGCAGCAACTTCGTGGTTCTGCAGGCCTTTCCCGAATTCGACGCCCAGCGCGGCGGCGACTACATCTTCAGCATGGGCGAGTACAAGCAGCGCTATTACACCGGCCTGCAGGTGGCCAAGGACCCGGGGGTCTGGGTGGTCTGGCTCGGCTGCTTCCTGATGGTCGTCGGCTGCATCATCGCCTTTTTCCTCTCCCATCGCCGCATCTGGTTGACCATTCAGCCGGTGGGTCAGAAAACCGGCATCAAGCTGGGCGGATCGGCCCACCGCAACCAACCGGCCTTCGAACTGTTTTTTGACGAATTCAAAAAGAACCTCAAGAACGAAATCGCTTCCTAGGCCTTGCGCGGCCACCAAGGAGGAGTGCACCCATGACCAGCTCCATGTTGTTCAATATCACCACCATCGCCTATTTTGCCTCGATGGTCCTGTTCGTCGTTTTCATCGCCGGGCGCAGCAAGGTTGTCGGCCTGCTTGCCACCCTGGTCGCCTGGGCGGGTTTTGCCGCCAACACCGGCGCCATTGCCATGCGCTGGGTGGAGTCGCATCAGCTGGGCTTCGGCCATGCGCCGCTTTCCAACCTGTATGAATCGGTGGTCTTTTTCGCCTGGTCGATCCTGCTGATCTACCTGCTCTTCGATCTCAAGTACAAGCAGCGGGCGGTGGGCGCCTTCGTGCTCCCCTTCGCCTTTCTCGGCATGATCTGGGCGCAGCTGCGGCTCAACGACGCCATCGAGCCGCTGGTGCCGGCCCTGCAGAGCAACTGGCTGACCTACCACGTATTCACCTGCTTTATCGGCTACGCTGCCTTCGCCGTGGCCTGCGGGGTTTCGATCATGTACCTGGTCAAGGTCGGCAAGGAAGAGAAGTCCCCGTCGGACTCTCCTGCCGGGGGGATTCTCGGCATGTTCCCCTCGGCCAAGATCCTCGATGACCTCAACTACAAGGCGATCATGGTCGGCTTCCCCATGCTGACCCTGGGGATCATCACCGGCGCGGCCTGGGCCAACTACGCCTGGGGCACCTACTGGAGCTGGGACCCCAAGGAGACCTGGAGCCTGATCGTCTGGTTCATCTACGCGGCCTTCCTGCACGCCCGCTTCACCCGCGGCTGGGTGGGGCGCAAGGCGGCCTGGCTGTCGATCTTCGGCTTCGCGGCGACGGTCTTCTGCTACCTCGGGGTCAACCTGATCCTGTCCGGTTTGCACTCCTACGGAGGGTAGGCAACTCCACCTCGTGCCCCTTCGGAAATCCCGGAGGGGCACTTTTCTTTCAT
This window encodes:
- a CDS encoding efflux RND transporter periplasmic adaptor subunit; amino-acid sequence: MLRSRALFSLLLCLASPVYAQPNATPPAALIVTATVEQGQPRIPRTFAATAEPRYMARVASEVDGLVEFLRVRRGDQVARGEVIARLRSYPVELQREEARARLGEVQTRIAKAEADLRRARELHSQRIISEEELQARQTELDALLQEASRNQASIRLLQDRLERMSIRAPFSGHVVRAVTELGQWVDEGEAVVELADLSTIQVMTPVPEQHLSQVKLGMQARVNFDALPGGDFSGEVTAVVPQADLASRTFPVQVSVANPEGKILAGMLARVTFMRDLDNPGLVIPKDAYVPRPDGGGYVVKIHRDTARIIPVELLQAAGGSFLVRPLDGSLEAGNRVAIRGNERLREGQQVQEAPGGGGSAP
- the thiD gene encoding bifunctional hydroxymethylpyrimidine kinase/phosphomethylpyrimidine kinase; the encoded protein is MIKGLYVITDSDRDGNLAARVEAALQGGARVIQYRDKELPAERRIEAARQLAGLCRKVGATFIVNDDANLAAACEADGVHLGQGDGTVAEARKILGHQRIIGVSTRTVEQALKAETQGADYIGVGSIYPTGTKQDTELVGIDTLKKVRRAVKIPIVAIGGIDRERADEAITAGADAVAVISAVMADPFPSLAAREIALQFNRHLPYPRGRVLSVAGSDSGGGAGIQADLKTITLLGAFGSSALTALTAQNTRGVRGIHPCPEDFVADQIEAVLSDLGADTVKTGMLYSAEIIGVVARALKRRNLLTVVDPVMIAKGGAPLLQQQAVDTLLARLLPLTYLITPNIPEAEAIAGLKVKTEADMEVAARALQKLGARNVLIKGGHLPGPAVDLLLAGDSVHRFGAERLETPNTHGTGCTYSAAIATFIAQGMPLVKAVEKAKAFITEAIRSAVPLGSGHGPVNHWQAAKAVISDE
- the thiC gene encoding phosphomethylpyrimidine synthase ThiC, translating into MTQLEAARKGIITDKMKQAAAAENIDPEILRQRIAEGTAIICHNNKHGNGIPLAVGKGLRTKVNANIGTSKDDKSIDKELEKARVAVAAGADAIMDLSTGGPIDEIRAAIISQTNACIGSVPLYQAAVDTVTRKNKAMVEMTVDEIFDGIVKHLEDGVDFITVHCGVTRATVERMDREGRIMEVVSRGGSFTIEWMTHNNAENPLYEHFDRLLEIVKPFDATLSLGDGFRPGCLADATDRAQIHELIVLGELTQRAWEAGVQVMIEGPGHVPLNQIEANIQLQKRLCHGAPFYVLGPLVTDIAPGYDHITCAIGGTLAASAGADFLCYVTASEHLRLPTVEDVHEGVIACRIAAHAADIVKGVPGALEKDIAMARCRKALDWEGQFALALDPEKARRLRAESGVDEEHGACTMCGEFCAYKVMTARKEKLVAG
- the alr gene encoding alanine racemase, producing the protein MQGRRPTVAEIDLSALAHNFSHIRSRTAGRQVLAVVKADAYGHGAARVAPFLQAQGAELFGVALVEEALELRAAGVTRPILVLGGIYPGQEQQVLVAGLSCTLFCLETARRLNAEAAAAGQICPFHLKLDSGMGRVGVRPEELAGVLDELAGLRSLRMEGFFSHLALADEPGREFNEVQVRRFREALARVRERGFAPGFVHISNSAAIFTRDIPEANLVRPGIALYGGLPAPGLEGTIDLRPVMHLRTRVAALKTVAPGTGISYSHRFSAERPTVVATLPVGYADGYNRLLTNRGEVLVRGRRARVAGTVCMDWIMIDVTDVPGVAVGDEVTLLGSAEGGSISAEEWAEKVGSISYEVFCGIGKRVPRVYLGEE
- a CDS encoding CooT family nickel-binding protein produces the protein MCLDHGTFLLIDGDQETPLEHVSSILAAGGQLKLVDVFGKTRSIAGAIGEIDLLNKRIVLA